From a region of the Methanobacterium formicicum DSM 3637 genome:
- a CDS encoding anti-sigma factor antagonist (This anti-anti-sigma factor, or anti-sigma factor antagonist, belongs to a family that includes characterized members SpoIIAA, RsbV, RsfA, and RsfB.), giving the protein MNITSKRVNGVLIVTPQGRLDAYGALELNESLETIITDTDLVVIFNMDDVSYLSSGGIRSLLGTERILKDRGGMIHLCNVKPYPMEVLKMAGFDQIFSIKPTLKDALKFQSDTVKSEPVDWGNLPQYTDEQLSFTILDISSADSNLKVVGDISKVLKAQLDEDNIYSRKFQDTEYSIGLGGLGETMNDFMEIMGEMITIGGTMVWLPTDGHNTPDFLIPATDTGMVTIHTGFNAALDGKFNDIIFAESKTSEGFSMDELYSSLFQMARKMKPSFKGIISLAIQADIGEIYSSGIRISPLKKFAPKNREMIMHPDNIQSWMNINTKPMFKGETMVSFGVGVDLASDLSSFDEDALGSLFYLHPANIGNKEMLLHNHAVIFKHIPLKKNSNLDGQIRKIVQNGEFLDMCHLLDNSRLKKALIGVSYISDITFEKKQEITLQGKCERWNDTYQDITSKIFSDATEIYLNPITGGYSGSAVFKVDAWDRSGRKEMPFVMKLGPWYELGDELRGYEDHVKRYIQNNATQIIDHRRIAEYGGILYNFVGINGRESTIKTMEDYYASHGTGEVLTALDKLFRNVLRSWYGQPKLKELFLYEEYDFFFNYENIKRFSLEKFGVTSGDKYVELPYGLGKSINPLYFVEKVMSERRSQSVSAYETSTHGDLNLRNVLLDDDLNMWLIDFAATRYSHILRDVAKLETAFKLECVEVNSLEKLKYILELEEQFIDAENLSDIPQIPIQSTEIQLNFDNSDVIKAFQCIRRVREYGNMITLLDEDISQYLLGLLSYTMSAISFVSLNDYQKEYAWISSSLICQKLI; this is encoded by the coding sequence ATGAATATAACTTCAAAAAGAGTTAATGGTGTGCTGATAGTGACACCACAGGGTAGATTGGATGCTTATGGTGCGCTGGAGTTAAACGAATCTCTAGAAACCATTATCACAGATACAGATTTAGTGGTTATTTTTAACATGGATGATGTCAGTTACCTGAGCAGTGGAGGTATCAGGAGCCTGCTTGGAACCGAAAGAATCCTGAAAGATAGGGGTGGAATGATACACCTTTGCAATGTGAAACCTTATCCTATGGAAGTCCTGAAAATGGCCGGATTTGACCAGATTTTTTCCATAAAACCTACCCTTAAAGATGCCCTAAAGTTCCAGTCAGATACAGTTAAATCAGAACCAGTGGACTGGGGTAACCTCCCACAATATACTGATGAACAGCTTTCATTTACCATACTTGATATATCATCTGCTGATTCTAATTTGAAAGTAGTTGGTGACATTTCCAAGGTGCTTAAAGCTCAGTTAGACGAGGATAATATCTATTCCCGGAAGTTCCAAGATACAGAATACTCCATTGGACTGGGCGGACTGGGTGAGACTATGAACGACTTCATGGAGATCATGGGGGAAATGATCACCATTGGGGGCACCATGGTCTGGCTCCCCACTGATGGACATAACACTCCTGATTTTTTAATACCAGCAACCGACACAGGAATGGTCACCATCCACACTGGATTTAACGCTGCACTGGATGGAAAGTTCAATGATATCATATTTGCAGAATCCAAAACCAGCGAAGGATTCAGCATGGACGAACTTTACTCATCCCTTTTTCAGATGGCCCGCAAAATGAAACCCTCATTTAAGGGCATCATCAGCCTGGCAATCCAGGCAGATATTGGGGAAATATATAGTTCCGGAATTAGAATATCACCCCTCAAGAAATTTGCCCCTAAAAACCGTGAAATGATCATGCACCCGGATAATATTCAATCCTGGATGAATATAAACACTAAGCCAATGTTTAAGGGTGAAACCATGGTGAGTTTTGGTGTGGGTGTTGATCTGGCCAGTGATCTATCTAGCTTCGATGAAGATGCACTGGGCTCTCTGTTTTACCTGCACCCGGCCAACATTGGAAACAAGGAAATGTTACTCCATAACCATGCAGTGATCTTCAAACACATTCCCCTGAAGAAAAATAGTAACCTGGACGGGCAGATTAGAAAAATCGTCCAGAATGGGGAATTTCTGGACATGTGTCATCTTTTAGATAATTCCAGGCTAAAAAAAGCTTTGATTGGTGTTTCTTACATATCAGATATTACTTTTGAAAAAAAACAGGAAATAACACTGCAGGGTAAATGTGAAAGATGGAATGACACCTACCAGGACATAACCAGCAAAATATTTTCGGATGCAACTGAAATTTACCTAAATCCCATAACCGGGGGGTACAGTGGTTCTGCAGTGTTCAAGGTGGATGCATGGGATCGCTCCGGTAGAAAGGAGATGCCTTTTGTAATGAAACTGGGCCCCTGGTATGAATTAGGGGATGAGCTTAGAGGATATGAAGACCATGTGAAACGTTACATACAAAATAACGCCACACAAATCATAGACCACCGTAGAATAGCCGAATATGGTGGAATATTATACAACTTCGTGGGTATAAATGGCAGGGAAAGCACCATAAAAACCATGGAAGACTACTATGCCTCCCATGGCACCGGAGAGGTTCTAACTGCCCTGGATAAACTCTTCAGAAACGTCCTCCGAAGCTGGTATGGGCAGCCCAAGCTAAAGGAACTGTTCCTTTATGAGGAATACGACTTTTTCTTTAACTACGAAAATATCAAACGTTTTTCATTGGAAAAATTTGGGGTCACATCTGGTGACAAATACGTTGAACTGCCATACGGTCTTGGAAAATCCATAAATCCACTGTACTTTGTGGAAAAAGTAATGAGTGAACGCCGATCCCAATCAGTCAGTGCCTATGAAACTTCCACCCATGGTGACCTGAATCTGAGAAACGTGCTCCTGGATGATGATCTGAACATGTGGCTCATTGACTTTGCTGCCACCAGGTATTCCCACATCCTACGTGATGTGGCTAAACTGGAAACTGCCTTCAAACTGGAATGTGTGGAGGTAAATTCTCTTGAAAAGTTAAAGTACATCTTGGAATTGGAAGAACAGTTCATTGATGCTGAAAATCTCAGTGACATACCACAGATACCCATTCAATCCACTGAAATTCAATTAAATTTTGATAATTCAGATGTTATCAAGGCATTTCAATGCATACGGAGGGTGAGGGAGTACGGTAATATGATAACCCTCTTAGATGAAGATATATCTCAGTATCTTCTGGGATTATTATCCTACACCATGTCTGCAATTTCATTCGTCAGTCTCAATGATTACCAGAAGGAATATGCCTGGATATCTTCATCTTTAATCTGTCAGAAGTTGATTTAG
- the arsM gene encoding arsenite methyltransferase yields the protein MKEKEIKDFVKERYSKIANKTDSSSCSCCSGTEMDGIIMQAKAVGYSDEEIKSIPADAIFGLGCGNPTALAEIKKGETVLDLGSGGGIDVFLAANKVGDAGKVIGVDMTQEMVKTATQNAEAGGYDNVEFKLGEIENLPIEDNSIDVIISNCVINLTPNKSVAFKEVFRVLKDGGRILISDIVTEGELPDAVRKSFQAWSECTAGAMEKQDYLETIKKAGFKDVEIIKQHFFTEPKLDERLVGKITSVQVRALKEETVSDDKTACCGESIVGAPEKETDMNLGCCGETGDMKPESEIGESDECGCGGEFPDESLVKNPDEPKNMVDPDLLKGFEKFAHAMGIVSIGYTKVIPELINAEEPLYPNAIVLTLEMGEDIIETPPGPEAQQLNDATYAKLGNITYALSDFIRANGFVTQVAHPYGGMVGFSQLGQKAGLGWIGQSGLLISPELGPRQKISAIFTNIENLPLNNNVDHSWISDYCGKCGKCIKACPEKALIETKSCCGKEIEFIQKRCIGCSQGCTYCIGDCPFDEKGYEHVKNKFDKMNAKLTLKKSKSGC from the coding sequence TTGAAAGAAAAAGAAATAAAAGACTTTGTAAAAGAAAGATATTCAAAAATTGCCAATAAAACAGATTCTTCTTCCTGCTCATGCTGCTCTGGAACTGAAATGGATGGCATAATCATGCAAGCCAAAGCAGTAGGTTACTCTGATGAGGAAATCAAAAGCATCCCTGCAGATGCCATATTTGGTCTGGGATGCGGCAACCCCACAGCATTAGCAGAGATAAAAAAGGGGGAAACAGTTCTGGACCTGGGATCAGGTGGGGGAATAGATGTTTTTCTGGCTGCCAATAAAGTAGGTGATGCAGGAAAGGTCATAGGAGTAGACATGACCCAAGAAATGGTAAAAACTGCCACCCAAAATGCTGAAGCTGGTGGTTATGATAATGTGGAGTTTAAACTGGGTGAGATCGAGAATTTGCCCATTGAAGATAATTCCATTGATGTAATAATCAGTAACTGTGTTATAAATCTCACACCTAACAAGTCTGTGGCCTTTAAAGAAGTTTTCAGGGTTTTAAAAGATGGTGGGAGAATACTAATATCAGATATAGTTACAGAGGGAGAACTTCCGGATGCAGTCCGTAAAAGCTTCCAGGCATGGTCTGAATGCACTGCAGGAGCCATGGAAAAACAAGATTACCTGGAAACCATAAAAAAAGCCGGGTTTAAAGATGTTGAAATCATCAAACAGCACTTCTTCACAGAACCTAAACTGGATGAACGTCTGGTGGGGAAAATAACAAGTGTACAGGTGAGAGCTTTAAAGGAGGAAACAGTGAGTGATGATAAAACTGCATGTTGTGGGGAAAGTATTGTAGGGGCCCCTGAAAAAGAAACAGATATGAATCTGGGATGCTGTGGGGAAACTGGAGATATGAAACCTGAAAGTGAGATAGGAGAAAGTGATGAATGTGGATGTGGAGGAGAATTTCCTGATGAATCACTGGTAAAAAATCCAGATGAACCTAAAAATATGGTTGATCCGGATCTTTTAAAAGGTTTTGAGAAATTTGCCCACGCAATGGGCATTGTAAGCATAGGATACACAAAAGTCATTCCGGAATTAATCAACGCCGAAGAACCTCTTTACCCCAACGCCATTGTTCTAACTCTGGAGATGGGTGAAGATATTATCGAAACTCCTCCAGGCCCAGAAGCCCAGCAATTAAATGATGCAACATATGCAAAACTGGGTAACATAACCTACGCACTTTCGGACTTTATCCGAGCAAATGGGTTCGTCACTCAGGTTGCTCATCCCTATGGGGGCATGGTGGGCTTCTCACAACTTGGTCAGAAAGCAGGTTTAGGCTGGATAGGGCAGAGTGGTCTTTTAATAAGTCCTGAACTTGGACCCCGGCAGAAGATATCAGCCATATTCACCAATATTGAAAATTTACCCCTAAATAATAATGTTGACCATTCATGGATCTCTGATTACTGTGGAAAATGTGGAAAATGTATCAAAGCCTGTCCTGAAAAAGCACTGATAGAAACCAAGAGCTGCTGTGGTAAAGAAATAGAATTCATACAAAAAAGATGTATAGGCTGTAGTCAGGGTTGTACTTACTGTATAGGGGACTGTCCCTTCGATGAGAAAGGGTATGAACATGTAAAAAATAAATTCGATAAAATGAATGCAAAATTAACTTTAAAAAAATCAAAATCAGGCTGTTAA
- a CDS encoding putative zinc-binding protein, which translates to MSEKKKIALAACSGMSPYGLVTRVTSSDTVAETDNTISICMGATSADREGFRNLIKKYPIIALSGCDGNCTSKILEQKGVKPAKNINVMEELNEAGLKPTDVSRLDDNGELCVEHMKNKIKNELKKFE; encoded by the coding sequence ATGAGTGAAAAAAAGAAGATAGCACTGGCTGCATGTAGTGGAATGAGTCCATACGGTTTAGTTACTCGTGTAACATCATCAGATACAGTTGCAGAAACCGATAATACCATATCCATCTGTATGGGTGCCACTTCCGCAGATAGAGAAGGATTTAGAAATCTAATAAAAAAGTATCCTATCATAGCACTCAGTGGGTGTGATGGTAACTGTACTTCTAAAATACTGGAACAAAAAGGAGTTAAACCAGCTAAAAACATCAATGTAATGGAAGAACTCAATGAAGCCGGTTTAAAACCCACTGATGTGTCCAGATTGGATGATAATGGAGAACTTTGCGTTGAACACATGAAAAATAAAATAAAAAATGAATTAAAAAAGTTTGAATAA
- a CDS encoding DUF2115 domain-containing protein, producing the protein MSIKKIKDIFSFNEIHRNDLLSRLKAEARLITIQDLMQASYFLIEDAQYIQGSYREEYIKAYTMAFIARVKEVKEHPEYDNTSLDMQEVKNALKLLLEQEKQVEDDGFDPVFFQIYKIISLYTTFILEEPVHPVGTSFPGGLKVQYDGEKFLCPVKERQKDNPGAVCGFCIAQQDPETT; encoded by the coding sequence ATGTCAATTAAAAAAATAAAGGATATTTTTTCCTTTAATGAAATACATAGGAATGATCTTCTTTCCAGGTTAAAGGCCGAAGCGCGGCTAATTACAATCCAGGACTTAATGCAGGCTAGTTATTTCCTCATTGAAGATGCCCAGTACATTCAAGGAAGTTATCGTGAGGAATACATTAAAGCTTATACCATGGCTTTCATCGCCCGTGTTAAGGAGGTCAAGGAACACCCTGAATATGATAACACATCTTTGGACATGCAGGAAGTTAAGAACGCTTTAAAATTGCTTCTAGAGCAGGAAAAACAGGTAGAAGATGATGGATTTGATCCGGTTTTTTTCCAGATTTACAAGATTATTTCCCTATACACCACATTTATACTGGAAGAACCAGTTCATCCCGTGGGCACATCATTCCCTGGAGGATTAAAAGTACAATACGATGGTGAAAAGTTTCTTTGCCCGGTGAAAGAACGGCAAAAAGATAATCCGGGGGCTGTTTGTGGTTTTTGTATTGCTCAGCAGGATCCAGAGACAACGTGA
- a CDS encoding DUF166 domain-containing protein: protein MLKVAIATDGPYGDRAYDTIKKEFETRFIELEPPTSLFMDDIEIPDESLKLIEDTNILITYTTHPDLTLELVERFADKVDWIIVAAWRGNGFKNQLETRENVVCPYIMCELEENGNPVFDKFVSDIGKPKVVLKLEGNKLEDIVVLRSSPCGSTSFVADFIKENYWGKKLDPENLPTEAGLKLQHYPCRSAKMRLFSDEECKKEMASGLHRDAFEEAIAFANRRLENRNLKI from the coding sequence ATGTTGAAAGTTGCAATAGCTACAGACGGTCCCTACGGTGACCGGGCCTATGATACCATAAAAAAGGAATTTGAAACCAGATTTATAGAACTTGAACCACCCACTTCCCTGTTTATGGATGACATTGAAATACCTGATGAAAGTCTCAAACTGATTGAAGATACTAACATACTCATAACTTACACTACACATCCGGATCTAACGTTAGAACTGGTTGAAAGATTTGCAGATAAAGTTGATTGGATAATAGTTGCCGCATGGCGGGGTAACGGCTTCAAAAACCAGTTAGAAACACGTGAAAATGTAGTTTGCCCATATATAATGTGTGAACTTGAAGAAAATGGTAATCCCGTTTTCGATAAGTTTGTATCAGATATAGGGAAGCCTAAAGTAGTTCTGAAATTGGAAGGAAATAAACTTGAAGATATAGTGGTTTTAAGATCCTCCCCTTGCGGATCAACCTCTTTTGTAGCTGATTTTATAAAAGAGAATTATTGGGGTAAGAAATTAGACCCTGAAAATCTACCAACCGAAGCTGGACTCAAATTACAACATTATCCCTGCAGATCAGCTAAAATGAGGCTTTTTTCTGATGAGGAATGTAAAAAAGAGATGGCATCAGGACTTCACAGGGATGCCTTTGAAGAAGCAATTGCCTTTGCCAACAGGCGTTTGGAAAATCGTAACTTAAAAATATAA
- a CDS encoding arsenate reductase ArsC, whose amino-acid sequence MTIPKVKKKVLFLCNHNSARSQMAEGLLKSLYGEHYDAYSAGSNPSCVSPFAVKVMGEVGVDISGNRSKSIKEFEGIKFDYVVTVCGGEGEACPFFHGGETYLHESFEDPVAVDGNLDEKINAFRKTRDEIKDWINKTFEVSEC is encoded by the coding sequence ATGACAATCCCAAAAGTTAAAAAAAAGGTTCTGTTTCTCTGTAACCACAACTCAGCACGGTCTCAAATGGCTGAGGGACTTCTAAAATCATTGTATGGAGAACATTATGATGCATACAGTGCAGGGAGTAATCCGAGTTGTGTAAGTCCATTTGCAGTGAAAGTTATGGGAGAAGTGGGTGTTGATATATCCGGAAACCGATCCAAAAGCATCAAGGAATTTGAGGGCATCAAATTTGACTACGTGGTAACAGTATGTGGTGGGGAAGGGGAGGCATGCCCATTTTTCCATGGTGGAGAAACTTATCTCCACGAATCATTTGAAGACCCGGTGGCAGTTGATGGAAATCTAGATGAAAAAATCAATGCTTTCCGAAAGACTAGAGATGAGATTAAAGATTGGATCAATAAAACATTTGAGGTGAGTGAATGTTGA